The proteins below come from a single Mucilaginibacter mali genomic window:
- the egtB gene encoding ergothioneine biosynthesis protein EgtB, which yields MELKDRYYNIRQHTEAICSPLQTEDYVVQPVVDVSPPKWHLGHTTWFFETFILKPYFMGYQEFDPDYNFVFNSYYETVGARVIRTDRGNLSRPSVIDIYRYRAYVDKAMYDFLCTEPSAEVKELLILGFNHEQQHQELLYYDIKYILGNNPLMPVYSKDYVSLKVEHIDAPWISIPEGVYEVGHTGDGFCFDNELNRHKVYLNAYEISPNQVTNGEYLEFIEANGYHDFRHWHMEGWGWVNENKIEAPMYWHLVDGEWHNYTFHGLQKLNLHDPVTHISYFEAYAYASWRGMRLPTEFEWEIAAPQFKWGKSWEWTESAYLPYPGFNKAPGAIGEYNGKFMVNQKVLRGASEATPPGHERITYRNFFPTNLRWLFNGIRLAR from the coding sequence ATGGAACTAAAAGACCGCTACTACAACATCCGCCAGCATACCGAAGCCATCTGTAGCCCCCTGCAAACGGAAGATTATGTGGTGCAGCCTGTTGTAGATGTTAGTCCGCCCAAGTGGCATTTGGGGCATACCACCTGGTTTTTCGAAACTTTTATACTGAAGCCTTACTTTATGGGCTACCAGGAGTTTGATCCTGATTATAACTTTGTTTTTAACAGCTATTATGAAACCGTTGGCGCGCGCGTTATCCGCACCGACCGCGGCAACCTGAGCCGGCCATCGGTGATAGATATTTACCGCTACCGGGCTTATGTTGATAAAGCCATGTACGATTTCCTTTGCACCGAACCATCTGCCGAGGTAAAGGAACTGCTGATCTTAGGCTTCAACCACGAGCAGCAACACCAGGAACTGCTGTATTACGATATCAAGTACATTTTGGGAAATAACCCGTTGATGCCGGTTTATTCGAAAGACTACGTATCGCTGAAAGTAGAACACATAGATGCGCCATGGATCAGCATCCCCGAGGGCGTTTATGAGGTTGGCCATACCGGCGATGGCTTTTGTTTTGATAACGAACTGAACCGCCACAAGGTATACCTGAATGCTTATGAGATAAGCCCGAACCAGGTTACCAACGGCGAGTATTTGGAATTTATTGAGGCTAATGGTTACCACGATTTTCGCCACTGGCATATGGAAGGCTGGGGCTGGGTGAACGAGAACAAAATAGAAGCGCCTATGTACTGGCACCTGGTTGATGGCGAGTGGCATAACTATACCTTCCACGGTCTGCAAAAGTTGAACCTGCACGATCCGGTTACGCATATCAGCTATTTCGAGGCTTATGCTTACGCATCGTGGCGGGGCATGCGCCTGCCTACCGAATTTGAGTGGGAGATAGCCGCGCCGCAGTTTAAATGGGGCAAAAGCTGGGAGTGGACAGAAAGCGCCTACCTGCCCTATCCCGGTTTCAATAAAGCACCTGGCGCCATTGGCGAATACAATGGCAAATTTATGGTGAACCAAAAGGTGCTGCGCGGCGCATCGGAAGCTACGCCGCCGGGGCACGAGCGTATTACGTACCGCAACTTTTTCCCAACTAATTTACGCTGGCTTTTCAACGGTATCCGTTTAGCCAGATAA
- a CDS encoding TlpA family protein disulfide reductase, with translation MPKIYCFILFMALFSGCTQLQYIDINLKSPGIASGVLIIRNDTGGTAYSENIKNHSVKLTHRVIEQSGYYALNISNSDKTMMDLKFDVYLEPGQYDIELNSADPAMYPNIKSPSATQQELSAYYTMAAKLKGDRQKQYRQANARMNSKESALLPKDAFNKLLQTENDTREKLSNVEKEALAQFVKQYPKNITGAHIMVGMPYEGDPAFYYGIFQQLPVSVQKTYDGQVVGDKLSALVKLAPGHKAPDISGVDPDGKSFDPKTLKGKKIFLVELWKSANQQSREQHAPASIENLMHAINDKNQFGMISISLDHKMDWWLSAITDDHMTWSQYSDMKGNESINVTNWGITHLPTYYLVDSNWNIVDKDLIWQEIPVAVNQYLQHH, from the coding sequence ATGCCTAAAATCTACTGTTTTATCTTGTTTATGGCCCTTTTTAGCGGCTGTACACAACTTCAATATATCGACATTAACTTAAAATCGCCCGGCATTGCCAGCGGTGTACTGATCATTCGTAACGATACCGGCGGGACAGCCTACAGCGAGAATATCAAAAATCATTCGGTTAAGCTTACGCACAGGGTGATTGAGCAGAGTGGCTATTATGCGCTTAACATCAGCAACAGCGATAAAACAATGATGGACCTGAAGTTTGATGTTTATTTGGAACCCGGTCAATATGATATCGAACTGAACAGTGCAGATCCGGCGATGTATCCCAATATTAAATCCCCATCGGCTACGCAACAAGAGTTATCGGCCTATTATACCATGGCCGCAAAGCTGAAGGGCGACAGGCAGAAGCAATACCGCCAGGCCAACGCGCGAATGAACAGCAAAGAATCGGCATTGTTGCCCAAGGATGCATTTAACAAGCTGCTGCAAACCGAGAATGATACCCGCGAAAAACTAAGCAATGTCGAAAAGGAGGCCTTAGCTCAATTTGTGAAGCAATATCCGAAAAATATAACCGGTGCGCATATCATGGTCGGTATGCCTTACGAGGGTGATCCGGCGTTTTATTACGGCATTTTTCAGCAGTTGCCTGTTTCTGTTCAAAAAACCTACGATGGCCAGGTTGTTGGCGATAAACTCAGCGCGCTGGTTAAATTAGCGCCGGGGCATAAGGCGCCTGATATTTCTGGCGTTGACCCTGATGGCAAATCTTTCGATCCTAAAACATTAAAAGGTAAAAAGATATTCCTTGTAGAGTTATGGAAATCGGCCAACCAGCAAAGCCGCGAGCAGCATGCCCCTGCCAGTATCGAAAATCTGATGCATGCCATAAACGATAAAAACCAGTTCGGGATGATCAGTATATCGCTCGATCATAAAATGGATTGGTGGCTAAGCGCCATAACCGACGATCATATGACATGGTCCCAATACAGCGATATGAAGGGCAATGAATCTATAAATGTTACCAATTGGGGCATTACGCATTTGCCAACTTATTACCTGGTAGATAGTAACTGGAATATTGTGGATAAGGATTTAATATGGCAGGAGATCCCGGTGGCGGTTAACCAATACCTGCAGCATCATTAA
- a CDS encoding succinate dehydrogenase cytochrome b subunit: MSEFKQTFNSSLGKKLIMALTGLFLCTFLIVHLAGNLQLFQNDEGYAFNVYANFLTHFPPIEVIAYLLYASILVHALYALILTLKNQKARPVKYATVNKSPTSWSSKNMGLLGSILFLFIVIHMGDFWRKYKYTDTVGFKEYRTNVITGQRTVTDFVPPADAKFEHSFTTENDVEIVRVKDLHKTVSDSFSQIWYVVLYVIAMGALSFHLLHGFQSAFRSLGWVHRKYTPVVEFIGTWFFAVIIPLLFALMPVYYCYLMHK; the protein is encoded by the coding sequence ATGAGTGAATTTAAACAAACCTTTAACTCATCGCTGGGCAAAAAGCTGATCATGGCTTTAACAGGCTTGTTTCTGTGTACATTTTTAATTGTGCACCTGGCAGGTAACCTGCAACTGTTCCAAAACGATGAAGGGTACGCGTTTAATGTGTATGCCAACTTCCTTACGCATTTCCCGCCAATCGAGGTGATCGCCTATCTGTTGTACGCGTCTATCCTTGTGCATGCGCTGTACGCGTTAATACTAACGCTTAAAAACCAGAAGGCACGCCCGGTAAAGTACGCTACGGTAAACAAGTCGCCAACATCATGGTCATCAAAAAACATGGGGCTGCTGGGTTCTATCCTGTTCCTGTTCATCGTTATCCACATGGGCGATTTCTGGCGTAAATACAAATACACCGATACCGTAGGCTTTAAAGAATACCGCACCAATGTAATAACCGGGCAGCGTACCGTAACCGATTTTGTGCCACCGGCCGATGCGAAATTCGAGCACTCGTTCACTACCGAAAACGATGTGGAGATCGTTCGTGTGAAAGACCTGCACAAAACTGTATCCGACAGCTTTAGCCAGATCTGGTATGTGGTATTGTACGTGATCGCGATGGGCGCACTGTCGTTCCACCTGCTGCACGGTTTCCAGAGCGCGTTCCGCAGCCTGGGTTGGGTGCATCGCAAATACACCCCAGTAGTAGAATTTATCGGTACATGGTTCTTCGCGGTAATTATACCATTACTTTTTGCCTTGATGCCGGTTTATTATTGCTATTTGATGCATAAATAG
- a CDS encoding L-histidine N(alpha)-methyltransferase, which yields MMEALMRMKPALRPGFNNRFYDDVVNGLQATPKHLDAKYFYDAEGDKLFQQIMACGEYYLTNCEMEIFTKQTADIAKAAMQGGQPLDLIELGAGDATKSSHLLRELLAQKADFTYLPIDISGHVISSLNATLPLSLPGLKIKGLQGEYFEMLNKAAAISPNRKVVLFMGANIGNMPLPDAEAFCAELRDNLNPGDMVIIGFDLKKNPETILAAYNDREGITKQFNLNLLKRINRELGADFDVDQFHHYAMYDPETGSCKSYLVSLKEQQVHIPDTEVIHFAKDEYIYMEISQKYTLNQTEQFAIRSGFKPVISFFDSKEWFVDTVWVAE from the coding sequence ATGATGGAAGCATTAATGAGGATGAAACCCGCGCTGCGCCCCGGCTTTAACAACCGTTTTTACGATGACGTGGTGAACGGCCTGCAGGCTACCCCTAAGCACCTGGACGCTAAATATTTTTATGATGCCGAGGGCGACAAGCTGTTCCAGCAAATTATGGCTTGCGGCGAATATTATCTCACCAATTGCGAGATGGAGATTTTTACTAAGCAAACCGCGGATATAGCCAAAGCGGCCATGCAGGGTGGCCAACCGTTAGATCTGATAGAACTGGGGGCCGGGGATGCTACCAAATCAAGCCACCTGCTAAGAGAATTATTGGCGCAAAAGGCCGATTTCACCTATTTGCCTATCGATATTTCGGGCCATGTAATATCGTCCCTTAATGCAACGCTGCCATTATCCCTACCGGGATTAAAAATAAAAGGCCTGCAGGGCGAATACTTCGAGATGTTGAACAAGGCTGCTGCCATATCGCCCAATCGTAAGGTGGTGTTGTTTATGGGAGCTAATATTGGCAATATGCCGCTGCCCGATGCGGAAGCTTTTTGTGCTGAACTGCGTGATAACCTGAACCCCGGCGATATGGTGATCATCGGCTTCGACCTGAAGAAGAATCCTGAAACTATTCTTGCTGCTTACAATGATAGGGAAGGCATCACCAAGCAGTTTAACCTTAACCTGCTTAAACGCATTAACCGTGAGTTAGGTGCCGATTTTGATGTCGATCAGTTTCATCATTATGCGATGTACGATCCCGAGACCGGATCCTGCAAAAGTTATTTGGTAAGCCTGAAGGAACAGCAGGTGCACATTCCCGATACCGAAGTGATCCACTTTGCCAAGGATGAGTATATCTACATGGAGATCTCCCAAAAATACACGTTAAATCAAACCGAGCAGTTCGCCATCAGATCGGGCTTTAAACCGGTAATTAGTTTTTTTGATAGTAAGGAGTGGTTTGTTGATACGGTTTGGGTGGCGGAGTAA
- the pdeM gene encoding ligase-associated DNA damage response endonuclease PdeM, protein MTTTTGGMDIELLGQNLLLLPQKAIYWQQEKALVAADVHLGKVGHFRKAGIAVPRDMEQDDLAVLSDLIHEHRPEKIYFLGDLFHSDMNNDWDWFALWRRNFPKIKVILIKGNHDIIHDKHYLDLDVELHQQLLVGPFLMLHHPLSDTKLEQAAGYVFCGHIHPGVSLVGKARQHITLPCFAFGERQVILPSFGKFTGKVALRHGTDDKIYGVLKDKVICI, encoded by the coding sequence ATGACAACTACAACCGGCGGGATGGACATAGAGTTATTGGGGCAAAACCTTTTATTATTACCACAAAAAGCGATTTACTGGCAGCAGGAAAAAGCCCTGGTAGCCGCTGACGTTCATTTGGGTAAGGTTGGGCACTTCCGCAAGGCCGGTATTGCCGTTCCACGGGATATGGAGCAGGACGATCTGGCTGTACTATCGGACCTGATACACGAGCACAGGCCCGAAAAGATCTATTTTTTAGGCGACTTGTTTCATAGCGATATGAATAACGACTGGGACTGGTTCGCGCTTTGGCGCAGGAATTTTCCGAAGATCAAGGTCATCCTGATCAAGGGCAACCACGATATTATTCACGATAAGCATTACCTTGATTTGGATGTGGAGTTGCACCAGCAACTGCTCGTCGGGCCTTTCCTGATGCTGCACCATCCGTTAAGCGATACCAAATTGGAGCAGGCCGCCGGCTATGTGTTTTGCGGGCACATACACCCGGGAGTAAGTTTGGTTGGTAAGGCCCGTCAGCATATCACATTGCCCTGCTTCGCTTTTGGCGAGCGGCAGGTTATCCTCCCGTCGTTCGGTAAGTTCACCGGTAAAGTGGCGCTGCGCCACGGTACTGACGACAAGATATACGGTGTGCTGAAGGATAAAGTGATCTGTATATAA